The following proteins come from a genomic window of Gossypium raimondii isolate GPD5lz chromosome 5, ASM2569854v1, whole genome shotgun sequence:
- the LOC105769207 gene encoding jacalin-related lectin 3 isoform X1: MSTEDDKKPVSVGPWGGQGGTSWDDGVYCTIRQLVIAHGSGIDSVQIEYDTKGNSLWSRKHGGNGGSKTDKVKLDFPDEFLTSIHGYYGSLNQRGPIIVRSLTFHSNRKAYGPFGIEQGTSFSMNKGKIVGFRGRSGWYLDAIGVYSKPVLKLNPSKPIVHAQSVAATGPEKSGYSVIQGSVGESYDIVLAVRQRDGFVNPQPRELIRQNSSSSSSDDSSDVETKSKVPFRTPMKVPPRLPEGVLTYGPWGGQGGTKFDDGTYTGIRQIVLSRNVGIVSMKVCYDREGQAVWGSKHGGTGGFKTERIMFDYPSEILTHITGTFAPLMYMGPNVIRSLTFYTNKGKHGPYGDEQGPSFTNKMNEGKIVGFLGREGLFLDAVGVHVMEGKVPPPKPSYSQAIIQSERPIAEIDNSPWSNKLVLARRGPVEEVACGVVKEPSPCGPGPWGGDGGRAWDDGVYSGIKQIFITKSEAICSIQIEYDRNGQSVWSPRHGGHGGTTTHRVKLDYPHEVLICISGYYGSINEEEKSKVIRSLTFYTSRGKYGPFGEEVGTYFTSTTTQGKVVGFHGRCSSYLDAIGVHMQHWLGNQKASKMSLFKIFS, translated from the exons ATG AGTACTGAGGATGATAAGAAGCCTGTATCAGTTGGACCATGGGGAGGCCAAGGCGGCACTTCTTGGGATGATGGAGTTTACTGCACGATAAGGCAATTGGTGATAGCTCATGGATCCGGCATTGACTCGGTCCAGATTGAGTATGATACTAAAGGGAACTCTCTTTGGTCAAGGAAGCATGGAGGAAATGGAGGCTCTAAGACAGATAAG GTCAAACTTGATTTTCCAGATGAGTTTCTTACTTCAATCCATGGGTACTATGGGAGCCTGAACCAACGAGGACCAATTATTGTTCGTTCGCTAACTTTCCATAGCAACAGGAAAGCATATGGACCCTTTGGTATTGAACAAGGAACTAGTTTCTCAATGAACAAAGGCAAGATTGTTGGATTCCGTGGGAGGAGTGGTTGGTATTTGGATGCAATTGGAGTGTATTCAAAGCCAGTCCTAAAACTAAACCCTTCAAAGCCTATTGTTCATGCCCAAAGTGTAGCTGCTACCGGACCTGAAAAAAGTGGCTATTCAGTGATCCAGGGAAGTGTTGGAGAAAGCTACGACATTGTTCTAGCTGTGAGGCAGAGGGATGGATTTGTGAATCCCCAGCCAAGGGAACTCATAAGGCAAAATTCTAGCTCTAGTAGCTCTGACGATTCGAGTGATGTAGAAACCAAAAGCAAG GTTCCATTTCGGACTCCTATGAAAGTCCCTCCAAGGTTACCGGAAGGAGTGTTAACTTATGGACCCTGGGGTGGCCAAGGTGGAACCAAGTTTGATGATGGAACCTATACTGGTATAAGGCAAATCGTTTTATCACGCAATGTTGGAATTGTATCAATGAAGGTTTGCTATGATCGTGAGGGACAAGCAGTATGGGGAAGCAAACATGGAGGGACCGGAGGATTCAAAACTGAAAGA ATAATGTTCGATTATCCATCAGAAATTTTGACACACATCACAGGAACGTTTGCGCCTTTAATGTATATGGGGCCTAATGTAATAAGGTCGCTTACATTCTACACCAACAAAGGAAAACATGGACCATATGGAGATGAACAAGGACCTTCTTTCACCAACAAAATGAATGAAGGCAAGATTGTTGGATTCCTTGGCAGAGAGGGTTTATTCCTGGATGCTGTTGGTGTACATGTAATGGAAGGGAAAGTACCACCTCCAAAACCATCTTATTCCCAAGCAATCATCCAAAGTGAAAGGCCTATAGCTGAGATCGATAACTCTCCATGGTCTAACAAACTAGTTCTAGCAAGGCGAGGACCAGTTGAAGAG GTTGCTTGTGGTGTTGTAAAAGAACCATCACCATGCGGACCTGGTCCTTGGGGAGGGGATGGAGGGAGAGCATGGGATGACGGAGTGTATTCTGGGattaagcaaatatttattACCAAATCTGAAGCTATTTGCTCGATTCAAATCGAGTATGATCGAAATGGACAATCTGTTTGGTCTCCAAGACATGGAGGCCATGGAGGCACCACCACACATAGG GTAAAACTGGATTACCCGCACGAGGTACTTATCTGCATATCAGGCTATTATGGCTCCATAAATGAAGAAGAGAAATCCAAAGTTATAAGGTCGTTAACATTTTATACCAGCAGAGGGAAGTACGGTCCATTCGGTGAGGAGGTAGGCACATATTTCACTTCAACTACAACACAGGGGAAGGTGGTGGGGTTCCATGGGAGATGCAGCTCTTACTTGGATGCTATTGGAGTTCATATGCAGCACTGGCTGGGAAATCAGAAAGCCTCTAAGATGtcactcttcaaaattttcagttGA